The Lentzea guizhouensis genome contains a region encoding:
- a CDS encoding cytochrome P450 has translation MNEPLPWASFVGAKEATIKTVIRWGLNHGVPRVALRLAARKGDLQGRITVEASNGNDLTGLFDEIRAHGPLAPTGIGHVTTRHAAVREVLGSDAFHATRPRYGDGVLGKIADWASTDVLHPVQPPSLLVTEPPDHTRYRKLVTRVFTVRAVEQLRHRTQEIAEQLLDGLDPRDPVDLIETYCGLLPVTVISEILGVPQEDRAKVLAFGAAAAPSLDLGLSWRVFRSVETTLTSFDAWLSHHIDTLRANPGNNLLSQLISARDEGIGLTERELKSTAGLVLAAGFETTVNLLGNGISLLARNPDQLEVLRARPELWANTVDEVLRYDPPVLLTGRMCMRDTEILGVPVRRGQLVATVLAGANRDPEVFADPHRFDVARDNARDHVSFGAGRHYCLGAALARMEGEIGLRAMFRRFPDLRLEQGAGRRPTRILRGFERLPVSLTASGDQREARTR, from the coding sequence GTGAACGAGCCCTTACCCTGGGCGTCGTTCGTCGGGGCGAAGGAGGCGACCATCAAAACGGTCATCCGCTGGGGCTTGAACCACGGCGTGCCGAGGGTGGCGTTGCGCCTGGCCGCGCGCAAAGGCGACCTGCAGGGCCGCATCACCGTCGAAGCGAGCAACGGCAACGACCTCACGGGGTTGTTCGACGAGATCAGAGCACACGGCCCGTTGGCGCCCACCGGCATCGGACACGTCACGACCCGTCATGCCGCAGTGCGCGAGGTGCTCGGCAGCGACGCCTTCCACGCCACCCGGCCACGCTACGGCGACGGGGTGCTCGGCAAGATCGCGGACTGGGCTTCCACCGACGTGCTGCACCCGGTGCAGCCGCCGTCGTTGCTGGTCACCGAGCCGCCTGACCACACGCGCTACCGCAAGCTGGTCACGCGCGTGTTCACCGTGCGTGCGGTCGAGCAGCTCCGGCACCGCACGCAGGAGATCGCGGAGCAGCTCCTCGACGGCCTCGACCCGCGCGACCCGGTCGACCTGATCGAGACCTACTGCGGGCTGCTTCCGGTGACCGTCATCAGCGAGATCCTCGGCGTCCCGCAGGAGGACCGCGCCAAGGTGCTCGCGTTCGGCGCCGCCGCGGCACCGAGCCTCGACCTCGGCCTGTCGTGGCGGGTGTTCAGATCGGTCGAGACCACGCTGACCTCGTTCGACGCCTGGCTCAGCCACCACATCGACACCCTGCGCGCCAACCCCGGCAACAACCTCCTCAGCCAGCTGATCAGCGCCCGCGACGAGGGCATCGGGCTGACCGAGCGCGAGCTCAAGAGCACCGCGGGCCTGGTGCTGGCGGCCGGCTTCGAGACGACGGTCAACCTGCTCGGCAACGGCATCTCCTTGCTGGCAAGGAATCCTGACCAGTTGGAGGTGTTGCGCGCACGGCCGGAGCTGTGGGCCAACACGGTCGACGAGGTCCTGCGCTACGACCCGCCGGTGCTGCTGACGGGCCGGATGTGCATGCGGGACACCGAGATCCTCGGCGTGCCGGTACGCCGAGGCCAGCTGGTGGCGACCGTGTTGGCCGGTGCCAACCGCGATCCGGAGGTGTTCGCTGACCCGCACAGGTTCGACGTGGCCCGGGACAACGCCCGCGACCACGTGTCGTTCGGCGCGGGCCGGCACTACTGCCTGGGTGCGGCGCTCGCGCGGATGGAGGGCGAGATCGGGTTGCGGGCGATGTTCCGGCGCTTCCCCGACCTGCGGCTGGAGCAGGGTGCGGGGCGGCGGCCGACGAGGATCCTGCGCGGGTTCGAGCGGTTGCCGGTCAGCCTGACGGCGTCAGGAGACCAGCGAGAGGCCAGGACGCGCTGA
- a CDS encoding DUF397 domain-containing protein, translating into MTQERSWRKSSYSGATEDDNCVEVALVSAAFVRDSKNLDGPVLTFAPAAWKNFLETR; encoded by the coding sequence ATGACCCAGGAACGCTCATGGCGTAAGAGCAGCTATAGCGGTGCGACGGAGGACGACAACTGTGTCGAGGTTGCGCTGGTCAGCGCCGCCTTCGTGCGTGACTCGAAGAACCTCGACGGCCCCGTCCTGACCTTCGCTCCGGCCGCCTGGAAAAACTTCCTCGAAACTCGTTGA
- a CDS encoding DUF5753 domain-containing protein codes for MQYLTMCGKDVDFFEEFKRRYRNAFDEYVVQVSDNLRTLALAESTAVAITSYDPQAIPGLFQTEEYADRLYRLGGYIAEDRIPTVVRFRMDRQSILRRHDRPTCLFYIHEHALQTQVGDARIMEEQYLKLLFAAHLIRVVPTDAPVVVSSCVLWEFEKAMPVAFTSTDLAKVFVQDPAAIARTRLLFDRLAEVALDAEQSRSKLAEYVSPPREDLDDPGTLMA; via the coding sequence GTGCAGTACCTGACGATGTGCGGGAAGGACGTCGACTTCTTCGAGGAGTTCAAACGGCGCTACCGCAACGCGTTCGACGAGTACGTCGTCCAGGTCTCGGACAACCTGCGCACGCTGGCCCTGGCGGAGTCGACCGCGGTGGCGATCACCAGCTACGACCCGCAGGCGATACCGGGTCTGTTCCAGACCGAGGAGTACGCCGACAGGCTGTATCGACTGGGTGGGTACATCGCGGAGGACCGCATTCCCACGGTGGTGCGGTTCCGGATGGACCGGCAGTCGATCTTGCGGCGACACGATCGGCCGACTTGCTTGTTCTACATCCACGAGCACGCGCTGCAGACGCAGGTCGGCGACGCGCGGATCATGGAGGAGCAGTACCTCAAGCTGTTGTTCGCCGCGCACCTGATCCGGGTCGTGCCCACGGACGCGCCAGTGGTCGTGTCGAGCTGCGTCCTGTGGGAGTTCGAGAAGGCGATGCCGGTCGCGTTCACGTCGACCGATCTGGCGAAGGTGTTCGTGCAGGATCCGGCTGCGATCGCCAGGACCCGGCTGCTGTTCGACCGTTTGGCTGAGGTTGCCTTGGATGCGGAACAATCGCGGAGCAAGCTGGCTGAGTACGTCAGCCCACCGCGAGAGGACCTTGATGACCCAGGAACGCTCATGGCGTAA
- a CDS encoding helix-turn-helix domain-containing protein: MATTTPSTAYSRDLGDELRRLRETSTNLSGAALAMRLGWDPSKVSTIEHGKYARARSTWCST, encoded by the coding sequence ATGGCCACGACCACACCTTCCACGGCGTACAGCCGCGACCTGGGCGACGAGCTGCGCCGGTTGCGGGAGACCTCGACGAACCTGAGCGGTGCCGCGCTGGCGATGCGGCTCGGCTGGGATCCCAGCAAGGTCTCGACGATCGAGCACGGCAAGTACGCGCGAGCGAGATCGACCTGGTGCAGTACCTGA
- a CDS encoding sensor histidine kinase, with the protein MRAPERTVSLSLPGAPVVVRADDGKVRQVLTNLLDNALTHTPSGSPLEVRLSDFGFEVADHGPGLAADQAARVFERFYRADSARGRDSGRTGLGLAIVAALVAAHGWRVEVDTAPGEGAVFRVLLTP; encoded by the coding sequence GTGCGGGCGCCGGAGCGGACGGTGTCGTTGTCGCTGCCGGGTGCTCCCGTGGTGGTGCGGGCTGATGACGGGAAGGTGCGGCAGGTGCTGACGAACCTGCTGGACAACGCGTTGACGCACACGCCGTCGGGGTCGCCTCTCGAGGTGCGGCTGTCTGATTTTGGTTTCGAGGTGGCTGATCACGGGCCGGGACTGGCTGCTGACCAGGCCGCGCGGGTGTTCGAGCGGTTCTACCGGGCCGACTCGGCGCGCGGGCGGGACAGCGGCAGGACCGGGCTGGGCCTCGCGATTGTGGCGGCGCTGGTGGCGGCGCACGGGTGGCGGGTGGAGGTGGACACCGCGCCGGGTGAGGGCGCGGTGTTCCGGGTGCTGCTCACGCCCTGA
- a CDS encoding YbiU family protein: MLPSWETTPEDLPGAVREVKAAIRAQIEASGRTVEEVFAVVEQHIKLEVDAIKSSKDVWPVVNYDELESSVDAVKRRGCVVIRGHFPREQALAWDRSIVDYVESNGFFEQYRGPGDDFFGSVGSKPEIYPIYWSPAQLEARESPRMARVQRFLNSLWKHDGWFDPDSDVGYPDRIRRRPPGTDSGGLGTHLDPGTLDLWMTSEYQQAFRHLFNGTVEQYDPWDAAHRTTGPQYPGTTMCSVFRTFQGWTALSDMRHDQGVLHTVPIPGAMAYLMLRPLLDDVPEDDMCGVTVNQVFPVSEKWHPLLLEAVSGIPDVQAGDSVWWHCDMIHSVAPVEDQQGWGNVMYIPAAPMCPRNERYAEEIEHAKQTRSSPSDFPAEHYERDWVRA; this comes from the coding sequence ATGCTGCCGAGCTGGGAGACCACACCGGAGGACCTGCCAGGAGCTGTGCGCGAGGTCAAAGCAGCGATCCGAGCTCAGATCGAGGCGTCCGGCCGCACCGTCGAGGAGGTGTTCGCCGTCGTCGAGCAGCACATCAAGCTCGAGGTTGACGCAATCAAGTCAAGTAAAGATGTATGGCCCGTCGTCAACTACGACGAGCTCGAATCAAGTGTTGACGCCGTCAAGCGGCGGGGTTGCGTCGTCATCCGCGGCCACTTCCCGCGCGAGCAAGCTCTCGCCTGGGACCGGTCGATCGTCGACTACGTCGAGAGCAACGGCTTCTTCGAGCAGTACCGCGGCCCCGGCGACGACTTCTTCGGCAGCGTCGGCTCCAAGCCCGAGATATATCCAATATATTGGTCGCCCGCCCAGCTCGAAGCTCGCGAGAGCCCGCGCATGGCCCGCGTGCAACGGTTCCTGAACAGCCTCTGGAAGCACGACGGCTGGTTCGACCCCGACAGCGACGTCGGCTACCCGGACCGCATCCGCCGCCGCCCGCCCGGCACCGACTCCGGCGGCCTCGGCACCCACCTCGACCCCGGCACCCTCGACCTGTGGATGACGAGCGAATACCAGCAGGCGTTCCGGCACCTGTTCAACGGCACCGTTGAGCAGTACGACCCGTGGGACGCCGCCCACCGCACCACCGGCCCGCAGTACCCCGGCACCACGATGTGCTCGGTCTTCCGCACCTTCCAGGGCTGGACCGCCCTGTCCGACATGCGCCACGACCAAGGCGTCCTGCACACCGTCCCCATCCCCGGCGCGATGGCGTACCTGATGCTGCGCCCGCTGCTCGACGACGTCCCCGAGGACGACATGTGCGGCGTGACCGTCAACCAGGTCTTCCCGGTCAGCGAGAAGTGGCACCCGCTGCTGCTCGAAGCCGTCAGCGGCATCCCCGACGTCCAGGCCGGCGACTCCGTCTGGTGGCACTGCGACATGATCCACAGCGTCGCGCCGGTCGAGGACCAGCAGGGCTGGGGCAACGTCATGTACATCCCCGCCGCCCCCATGTGCCCGCGCAACGAGCGGTACGCCGAAGAGATCGAGCACGCGAAGCAGACCCGGTCCAGCCCGAGCGACTTCCCCGCCGAGCACTACGAACGCGACTGGGTCAGGGCGTGA
- a CDS encoding ROK family transcriptional regulator, translating to MTAKPSVELLRSISDEHVLRSLLAERKLTRAELAVLTGLSKPTVSDSVRRLTENGLVADTGERTPGGRGKGRVGSFYALAEDVGSALVVDIGAGGVVAELVNVYGDVVARELVEIESPADVPAALPVAAAAVADPALGGHVRLAVVSAADPVDRHTGRLVQLPDSPFLTGELDPVRVLRPFVRGPVVVDNDVNWAARAEQASGDYLYLYLGEGLGGALVNDGEVRRGFSGLAGELAHVHTIGPDGRAVPFIEVFGLLGLRKPRTTAIDVDRLLAADNHALAWIADAVIGVATTLISVLDPELIVLGGSWGGRLTPLFEAAALVMPRRVPFVAAKVADAPITGARTDAVDRLQTAVIAASRG from the coding sequence GTGACTGCCAAGCCCTCTGTCGAGCTGTTGCGCTCGATCTCGGACGAGCACGTGCTGCGCTCGTTGCTGGCCGAGCGGAAGCTCACGAGGGCCGAGCTCGCGGTGCTGACGGGGTTGTCGAAGCCGACGGTCAGCGACAGCGTGCGGCGGCTGACCGAGAACGGGCTGGTGGCCGACACCGGCGAGCGCACGCCGGGCGGGCGCGGCAAGGGGCGGGTCGGGTCGTTCTACGCGCTCGCCGAGGACGTCGGCAGCGCGCTGGTCGTCGACATCGGCGCCGGCGGGGTCGTGGCCGAGCTGGTCAACGTGTACGGCGACGTCGTGGCGCGGGAGCTCGTGGAGATCGAGTCGCCGGCGGACGTGCCGGCGGCGTTGCCGGTGGCTGCCGCCGCCGTCGCCGACCCGGCGCTGGGCGGGCACGTGCGGCTGGCCGTGGTGAGCGCGGCCGATCCCGTCGACCGGCACACCGGGCGGCTCGTGCAGCTGCCGGACTCGCCGTTCCTGACCGGTGAGCTGGACCCGGTGCGGGTGCTGAGGCCGTTCGTGCGCGGGCCGGTGGTCGTCGACAACGACGTGAACTGGGCGGCGCGGGCCGAGCAGGCGTCCGGCGACTACCTGTACCTCTACCTCGGCGAGGGCCTCGGCGGGGCGCTGGTGAACGACGGCGAGGTGCGGCGAGGGTTCTCCGGGCTCGCGGGCGAGCTCGCGCACGTCCACACGATCGGGCCGGACGGTCGCGCGGTGCCGTTCATCGAGGTCTTCGGCCTGCTCGGGCTGCGCAAGCCGCGCACGACCGCGATCGACGTCGACCGGTTGCTGGCGGCGGACAACCACGCGCTGGCGTGGATCGCGGACGCGGTGATCGGGGTCGCGACGACGTTGATCTCCGTGCTCGACCCGGAGCTGATCGTGCTGGGCGGATCGTGGGGCGGGCGGCTGACGCCGTTGTTCGAGGCGGCCGCTCTGGTGATGCCGAGGCGGGTGCCGTTCGTCGCGGCGAAGGTCGCCGACGCCCCGATCACCGGCGCCCGGACCGATGCGGTGGACCGACTGCAAACGGCCGTGATCGCAGCGTCACGTGGTTAG
- a CDS encoding Crp/Fnr family transcriptional regulator, which produces MTCSCRNYETMGIDRSFSGMLTVADRTALRSAATRVEYAPGSVICHQGDPSRNVLVVSHGRVKVSRFTATGEENVLAVRGPGEIIGELSAVDGGCRTASLVAVDRVCGLVLTAQALEKLCHARPAVAWALLRVVVSRHRATSDQQDLRTGPSLYRVGAVLLNLAHREADDMIATVPLSQRELAGIVGMSRETLVRCLKVLREAGIIRTRRNGVQILREEELRSMCGI; this is translated from the coding sequence ATGACGTGCAGTTGCCGGAACTATGAAACTATGGGGATTGACCGATCTTTCTCGGGCATGCTCACCGTAGCCGATCGCACAGCGTTGCGGAGCGCGGCGACAAGAGTTGAATATGCGCCCGGATCGGTGATCTGCCACCAGGGAGATCCGTCGCGCAACGTGTTGGTCGTCTCTCACGGCCGAGTCAAGGTGAGCCGGTTCACCGCCACGGGCGAGGAGAACGTGCTCGCCGTCCGCGGGCCTGGCGAGATCATAGGCGAGCTCTCCGCCGTGGACGGCGGATGTCGCACCGCCTCGCTCGTGGCCGTGGATCGCGTGTGCGGCTTGGTGCTCACCGCTCAGGCGCTGGAGAAGCTGTGTCATGCGCGGCCTGCCGTCGCGTGGGCGCTGCTGCGGGTCGTGGTGTCGCGGCACCGTGCCACGAGCGACCAGCAGGACCTGCGCACCGGCCCGTCGCTGTACCGGGTCGGTGCGGTGCTGCTGAACCTGGCGCACCGGGAGGCGGACGACATGATCGCCACGGTGCCGCTCAGCCAACGTGAGCTCGCCGGCATTGTGGGAATGTCCCGCGAGACGCTCGTGCGGTGCTTGAAAGTTCTGCGCGAGGCGGGAATCATCCGGACCCGGCGCAACGGCGTGCAAATTCTGCGCGAGGAAGAATTGCGGTCGATGTGCGGCATCTGA
- a CDS encoding effector-associated domain 2-containing protein: MEQTPRAEPRAVLAVDVEKFSDPSRTNHHKSVVQDGLYEALHAAFHESNIAEESWYVEDRGDGALFLFTPEVRKQVLTDSLLRRMGANLLRYNATVTPEARIRLRIALHFGEVVINDKGVVGDCVNHTFRLLDAPPLKTALAGSTSLLAVVVSEEFYRHVLRHDPAAEPQAYRQIEVVVKETTAAAWMRLSPESMHGTPPAAATPPPPVETTEHAVVSSGESLVLLADMIARTTLLASQDDRRLCLDLLSISLKPRLQVVEFTDARRHVFAIVLACGRRPDGIRALLKALRELRPDAPELDQISTLVHDMATLELFEADDRRTLVDLVQGTDFPQLAECYRAAAGSQATPLPPGRHDTIDVLHRLEGMNARPDGLPPALALLEHLALHAGDILSQRLWQFSEDQAREMGLHTELLALRGSISADATDTVAPAEASLVLRLQPHGVLPDQYLLSEWRQTSSTTWSPQRGRDYAGSLAELRVRAGELVAGAEGWAENAGTISIEFILPKDLLNLPVDQWLCASDEVTTPIGLNYPVSLRSLERGRDKAKHRRWKQRWNNLQAHLQAGDSPIDDAVHRSRLDGPRERHLQKLAAKLALVEDVVLLVLADPPAAGESVGRLEVAIALNAGVPVLVWHREDCAGKAFQTTVDDLLADGGLGKLLENVKKLRGQALYSDDCDAHPGAHLSVLLDDPDRQVEPLPQEVTAP, encoded by the coding sequence GTGGAACAGACACCACGCGCCGAGCCACGGGCGGTCCTGGCCGTGGACGTGGAGAAGTTCAGCGACCCGAGTCGGACGAACCACCACAAGAGCGTCGTGCAGGACGGGTTGTACGAAGCGCTGCACGCCGCGTTCCACGAGAGCAACATCGCCGAGGAGAGCTGGTACGTCGAGGACAGGGGCGACGGCGCGCTGTTCCTGTTCACGCCGGAAGTGCGCAAGCAGGTGCTGACCGACTCCCTCCTACGGCGGATGGGTGCGAACCTGCTGCGCTACAACGCCACCGTCACGCCCGAAGCCCGCATCAGGCTGCGGATCGCGCTGCACTTCGGCGAGGTCGTGATCAACGACAAGGGTGTGGTCGGCGACTGCGTGAACCACACCTTCCGGTTGCTCGACGCCCCTCCGCTCAAGACGGCGCTGGCCGGGTCGACCAGCCTGCTCGCGGTGGTCGTGTCCGAGGAGTTCTACCGGCACGTGCTGCGGCACGACCCGGCGGCCGAACCGCAGGCGTACAGGCAGATCGAGGTCGTGGTGAAGGAAACGACGGCCGCGGCGTGGATGCGGCTGTCACCGGAGTCGATGCACGGGACGCCGCCCGCGGCAGCCACTCCCCCGCCGCCGGTGGAGACCACCGAGCACGCCGTCGTGAGCAGCGGCGAGTCGCTCGTCCTGCTCGCCGACATGATCGCCAGGACGACGCTGCTGGCGAGCCAGGACGACCGGCGGCTGTGCCTCGACCTGCTGAGCATCTCGCTGAAGCCGCGACTGCAGGTCGTCGAGTTCACCGACGCCCGGCGGCACGTGTTCGCGATCGTGCTCGCCTGCGGACGTCGTCCCGACGGCATCCGTGCGCTTCTGAAAGCCTTGCGCGAGCTGCGGCCGGACGCGCCGGAACTGGACCAGATCAGCACTCTCGTGCACGACATGGCCACCCTTGAGCTGTTCGAGGCGGACGACCGCCGCACCCTCGTCGACCTGGTGCAAGGCACCGACTTCCCCCAGCTCGCCGAGTGCTACCGCGCCGCCGCCGGCAGCCAGGCCACCCCGCTCCCGCCCGGCAGGCACGACACGATCGACGTCCTCCACCGGTTGGAGGGCATGAACGCCCGGCCCGACGGCCTGCCACCGGCGCTGGCGCTGCTCGAGCACCTCGCGCTGCACGCCGGCGACATCCTCTCCCAGCGGCTCTGGCAGTTCTCCGAGGACCAGGCCCGGGAGATGGGCCTGCACACCGAGCTGCTCGCCCTGCGCGGTTCGATCTCCGCGGATGCCACCGACACGGTCGCCCCCGCCGAGGCGTCGCTGGTGCTGCGCCTGCAACCGCACGGCGTGCTCCCCGACCAGTACCTGCTGTCCGAGTGGCGTCAGACGAGCTCGACCACCTGGTCACCACAGCGCGGCCGGGACTACGCCGGCAGCCTCGCCGAACTGCGGGTGCGCGCCGGTGAGCTCGTCGCCGGAGCAGAGGGCTGGGCGGAGAACGCCGGCACCATCTCCATCGAGTTCATCCTCCCGAAGGACCTGCTGAACCTGCCGGTCGACCAGTGGCTCTGCGCCTCGGACGAGGTGACCACGCCCATCGGGCTGAACTACCCGGTGTCGCTGCGTTCCCTGGAGAGGGGCAGGGACAAGGCGAAACACCGCCGGTGGAAGCAGCGGTGGAATAACCTGCAGGCACACCTGCAGGCAGGCGACAGCCCCATCGACGACGCGGTGCACCGCAGCAGGCTCGACGGCCCGCGGGAACGACACCTGCAGAAGCTGGCCGCCAAGCTCGCCCTCGTCGAGGACGTCGTGCTGCTCGTGCTCGCCGACCCGCCCGCGGCCGGCGAGAGCGTCGGCAGGCTCGAGGTCGCGATCGCGCTCAACGCCGGCGTGCCCGTGCTCGTCTGGCACCGGGAGGACTGCGCGGGCAAGGCGTTCCAGACCACCGTCGACGACCTGCTGGCCGACGGCGGGCTCGGCAAGCTGCTGGAGAACGTGAAGAAGCTGCGCGGTCAGGCCCTGTACTCCGACGACTGCGACGCACATCCCGGCGCGCACCTCAGCGTCCTGCTCGACGACCCGGACCGACAGGTCGAACCCCTGCCGCAGGAGGTGACGGCGCCTTGA
- a CDS encoding AAA family ATPase has translation MSRTANWHIYTGTGQPRADVDLRAELPEPPPWREFRGGPVLATPTGDDHDNSRRIGTPGADTSYPADRHEIDMVNAALLLRRPLLVTGGPGTGKTSLAFRVARELALGPVLTWPITSSSKLRQDGLYEYDAIGRVHANSAKASGVTDEPTDIGNFVHLGPLGTALLPFELPRVLVIDEIDKADLSLPNDLLAVLEDGEYLVRELARVARRTPKVVVHTADPGGSAEITEGHVRCRAFPFIVFTSNREREFPPAFLRRTLQLEMQPPNEDQLASMVAAHFRNASDGSAELIRKFLRRSESEGGLAIDQLLNTVQLAATSSGLTEDRASWERLRDALWHRLSTTGFE, from the coding sequence TTGAGCCGCACTGCGAACTGGCACATCTACACCGGTACCGGGCAACCGCGCGCCGACGTGGACCTGCGTGCCGAGCTGCCGGAACCGCCGCCGTGGCGGGAGTTCCGCGGCGGTCCGGTGCTCGCGACGCCGACCGGTGACGACCACGACAACAGCAGGCGGATAGGCACACCGGGCGCGGACACCTCCTACCCGGCGGACCGGCACGAGATCGACATGGTCAACGCGGCGTTGTTGTTGCGCAGGCCGTTGCTCGTCACCGGCGGCCCGGGCACGGGCAAGACGTCGCTGGCGTTCCGGGTGGCGCGGGAGCTCGCGCTCGGGCCGGTGCTCACGTGGCCGATCACCTCCAGCTCCAAGCTCCGCCAGGACGGGCTGTACGAGTACGACGCCATCGGCCGCGTGCACGCCAACAGCGCCAAGGCGAGCGGGGTGACCGACGAGCCGACCGACATCGGCAACTTCGTCCACTTGGGACCGTTGGGCACCGCGTTGCTGCCCTTCGAGCTGCCGCGCGTGCTGGTGATCGACGAGATCGACAAGGCGGACCTGTCCCTGCCGAACGACCTGCTCGCCGTGCTCGAGGACGGCGAGTACCTGGTGCGCGAGCTGGCCCGCGTCGCCCGCAGGACGCCGAAGGTCGTGGTGCACACGGCGGACCCCGGCGGCAGCGCGGAGATCACCGAAGGGCACGTGAGGTGCCGCGCCTTCCCGTTCATCGTCTTCACCAGCAACAGGGAACGCGAGTTCCCCCCGGCGTTCCTGCGCAGGACGCTGCAGCTGGAGATGCAGCCGCCGAACGAGGACCAGCTCGCGAGCATGGTGGCGGCGCACTTCAGGAACGCCTCGGACGGCTCGGCCGAGCTCATCAGGAAGTTCCTGCGCCGCAGCGAGTCCGAGGGCGGCCTCGCCATCGACCAGCTCCTGAACACCGTCCAACTGGCCGCCACCTCCAGCGGGCTCACCGAAGACCGCGCGTCGTGGGAACGACTCCGCGACGCCCTCTGGCACCGGCTCTCGACCACGGGGTTCGAATGA